The following coding sequences lie in one Synechococcus sp. PCC 7336 genomic window:
- a CDS encoding CHASE2 domain-containing protein, with product MTVPFVAYRLKVQQVERACLFQLSWGVSQQLSAALPYPPKLAEAYEHWRRTYLNFYGQSAIDRPLSPPSSKPPISGVSPNSLPVPPPLVPPPPDPPPEPPDALRGRVVETGSMTPAANDLHARLAKAEATLLHQFHRWLRSSELYEIRSEIARAALRVNRGFAFADEEPRVDVFLTCTPFELERLPWEAWEIGEEFAAANNIRIARYPANVREEPTQLPQRRHNRMRVLAILGDDTGLDFKADREAVERLAPVADVEFIGYQPEQSVTELKQQIAEALDDDRGWDILFFAGHSNETEVTGGELAIAPGAALSIRELTPHLKRARQQGLQFAMFNSCSGLSIANASIDLGLSQVAIVREPIHNQVAQEFLVRLLQNLADGQDSHDALRSASKFLKSEKSLTYPSSYLIPSIFRHPNTELFRIERRSWRQRLQQVLPNRAQAIALGALSLLSLLPGVQNALLEGRTFGQAIYRDLTGQLPETGEPPVLLVQIDRESIFREGIPDPTPMDRGYLAKLVRALSERSAVTVGIDYLLDRQQPDTDPVFAAAVETAIEKCSMWMVLASISDRYPAVEAADIAPLEWTLRGNINGSHTHLKLPPLQGYDGQNLPFGYLLALVWAIEEEPLGADRVEPDLTSEMLLQVQLLSTASAIDAPESPVSHLKRLRSSPITEGSTYFGQRWLHPIIDFSIPPDRVYERMPAWQLLEGPAQLAGDGATDRQQIAIVAPGGYEEAGIGKADYFPLPAAMSYWREKGAAGEIEFEGIGLENAAVYTGAEVHAYNIHHFLNRHLVTPVPDLWLVALSAVGGKTIAVWMEKQQRQSPTRWLAVKLLAIGTGLYALISVQLYISSTVLLPVVLPATTLWTYVLLSWRRTSRD from the coding sequence ATGACCGTCCCGTTTGTTGCTTACCGACTGAAAGTGCAGCAGGTGGAGCGTGCCTGTCTCTTTCAGCTCTCTTGGGGGGTCAGCCAGCAACTGTCAGCGGCATTGCCTTACCCTCCAAAGCTAGCAGAAGCCTACGAGCACTGGCGACGGACCTATCTCAATTTCTACGGTCAGTCCGCGATCGACAGGCCGCTCTCGCCGCCCAGCTCTAAACCCCCAATCTCTGGCGTTTCACCGAACTCGCTGCCCGTCCCTCCGCCACTAGTTCCCCCTCCACCCGATCCGCCGCCCGAACCCCCCGATGCCCTGCGGGGCCGCGTTGTGGAAACTGGCAGCATGACCCCCGCTGCCAACGATTTACACGCTCGACTGGCCAAAGCTGAAGCCACACTACTCCATCAATTTCATCGCTGGTTGCGCAGTTCGGAACTCTACGAAATTCGCTCGGAGATTGCTCGCGCCGCCTTGCGTGTCAATCGGGGTTTTGCCTTTGCTGACGAGGAACCCAGAGTCGATGTGTTTCTCACCTGTACTCCCTTCGAACTAGAACGCTTGCCCTGGGAAGCTTGGGAAATTGGCGAAGAATTTGCGGCAGCAAATAATATCCGCATTGCTCGCTACCCCGCGAACGTGCGGGAAGAACCGACTCAGCTCCCCCAACGGCGACACAATCGCATGCGGGTACTGGCGATTTTGGGGGACGATACCGGACTGGATTTCAAAGCCGATCGAGAAGCGGTGGAGCGGCTCGCTCCGGTTGCCGATGTGGAATTTATTGGCTACCAGCCGGAGCAGTCGGTGACAGAGCTCAAGCAGCAGATTGCTGAGGCTTTGGACGACGATCGCGGCTGGGACATCTTGTTTTTTGCCGGACACAGTAACGAAACGGAAGTGACGGGGGGAGAACTGGCGATCGCGCCTGGGGCGGCCCTCTCCATTCGCGAACTCACTCCCCATCTGAAACGGGCTCGCCAGCAGGGACTCCAGTTTGCCATGTTCAATTCCTGCAGCGGTCTCAGCATTGCCAATGCCTCGATCGACTTGGGCTTGAGTCAAGTGGCGATCGTGCGAGAGCCGATTCACAATCAGGTGGCTCAAGAGTTTTTGGTGCGGTTATTGCAAAATCTGGCAGACGGCCAAGATTCCCACGATGCCCTGCGCTCGGCCAGCAAATTTTTAAAGTCAGAAAAAAGTCTGACCTATCCTTCCTCCTACCTAATTCCGTCAATCTTTCGCCATCCCAATACCGAGCTGTTTCGCATCGAGCGGCGGTCTTGGCGGCAGCGATTGCAGCAGGTATTGCCCAATCGGGCTCAGGCGATCGCCTTAGGAGCATTATCCCTGCTCAGTCTCTTGCCGGGGGTGCAAAATGCTCTATTGGAAGGTCGCACCTTCGGGCAGGCGATTTATCGAGATCTCACCGGTCAGCTACCCGAGACTGGAGAGCCGCCGGTTTTATTGGTGCAAATCGATCGCGAGTCGATCTTTCGCGAGGGCATCCCCGATCCCACGCCAATGGATCGGGGGTATTTAGCCAAGTTGGTGCGTGCCTTAAGCGAGCGATCGGCTGTAACAGTCGGGATTGACTACCTGCTCGATCGCCAGCAACCCGATACCGATCCCGTGTTTGCAGCAGCGGTCGAAACAGCGATAGAAAAGTGCAGCATGTGGATGGTTTTAGCCTCCATCAGCGATCGATACCCTGCTGTGGAAGCTGCCGATATTGCCCCTTTGGAATGGACGTTGCGGGGGAATATCAATGGCAGTCATACGCATCTCAAATTGCCGCCACTACAGGGATATGACGGGCAAAACCTGCCATTTGGCTATCTGCTGGCGTTGGTTTGGGCGATCGAGGAGGAGCCCCTCGGAGCCGATCGGGTAGAGCCAGATTTAACCAGTGAGATGCTGTTGCAGGTGCAGCTCCTATCGACAGCATCGGCGATCGACGCGCCCGAGAGTCCCGTCAGCCATCTCAAGCGATTGCGATCTTCCCCAATTACCGAGGGGTCTACCTATTTCGGGCAGCGCTGGCTGCATCCCATTATTGATTTTTCGATTCCCCCCGATCGCGTCTACGAGCGCATGCCCGCTTGGCAACTTTTAGAAGGGCCTGCCCAACTTGCTGGCGATGGAGCAACCGATCGCCAGCAAATTGCGATTGTTGCTCCTGGCGGATACGAAGAGGCAGGCATTGGTAAGGCTGACTATTTCCCCCTGCCTGCTGCCATGAGCTACTGGCGGGAGAAGGGGGCTGCAGGAGAGATCGAGTTTGAGGGGATAGGGCTCGAAAACGCTGCTGTTTATACCGGTGCCGAAGTTCACGCTTACAATATTCATCACTTTCTCAACCGCCATTTAGTCACTCCGGTACCAGATTTATGGTTGGTAGCACTATCGGCGGTGGGGGGTAAAACGATCGCGGTTTGGATGGAGAAGCAACAACGCCAATCCCCCACGCGGTGGCTGGCTGTGAAGCTGCTGGCGATCGGGACGGGTCTGTACGCGCTGATTAGCGTACAACTCTATATTTCTTCGACTGTGCTGCTGCCGGTGGTTTTGCCTGCGACAACGCTATGGACCTATGTATTGCTGTCTTGGAGGAGAACGAGTCGTGATTAA